A single window of Solenopsis invicta isolate M01_SB chromosome 3, UNIL_Sinv_3.0, whole genome shotgun sequence DNA harbors:
- the LOC120357135 gene encoding uncharacterized protein LOC120357135, whose amino-acid sequence MTDIYATSHHHPSQKNSVISSLVYRALTVSELTFLDEELQHLNQTLTRDGYNSENINQITKRLKNKISSPNDTENLDEERERKMTAVLPYLQGTTERIGRILSKHNIRVIFKPQKKIAQLLPNPKDQRPSLETPGVYKIPCAYGKVYIGETGRKISTRIKEHQRCAKYSHFSQSALAEHWMETGHAVQYDKSTMLAPSQGYFARKYREGLGILKHPDNLNRDKGFQVNPIWHTVLPGFLIDRPANQNAPIG is encoded by the coding sequence ATGACCGATATCTACGCAACCTCCCATCACCATCCTTCACAAAAGAATTCAGTTATCAGCTCATTGGTATACAGAGCTCTCACAGTTTCTGAACTAACGTTCCTGGATGAGGAGTTACAACATCTTAATCAGACCTTGACTAGGGATGGGTACAACAGCGAGAACATTAATCAGATAACTAAGAGATTGAAGAACAAAATCTCCAGTCCCAACGATACCGAAAATCTagatgaagaaagagaaagaaaaatgacGGCTGTCCTTCCGTACCTTCAAGGAACAACAGAGCGCATAGGCAGAATTTTGAGTAAGCATAACATAAGAGTAATCTTCAAACCCCAaaagaaaattgctcaattactcCCTAACCCCAAAGATCAAAGACCAAGCCTGGAAACACCAGGTGTGTACAAGATACCTTGCGCCTACGGAAAAGTGTACATAGGAGAAACCGGGAGAAAGATCAGTACACGGATCAAAGAACACCAGAGGTGTGCCAAATACAGCCACTTTTCACAATCAGCCTTGGCGGAACATTGGATGGAGACTGGACATGCCGTGCAGTATGATAAGTCTACCATGTTGGCCCCGTCACAGGGCTATTTTGCCAGAAAATATCGAGAAGGTCTGGGAATCTTGAAACATCCTGACAACCTCAACCGCGACAAAGGCTTTCAAGTAAATCCTATTTGGCATACCGTTCTCCCGGGTTTTTTAATCGACCGGCCGGCCAATCAAAACGCTCCGATTGGCTGA